The Solenopsis invicta isolate M01_SB chromosome 3, UNIL_Sinv_3.0, whole genome shotgun sequence region AATCAGTATTACCTTACTGCAAGTATGtagttaattataattgtttctcgaattcaatttattgaaaaaacgtGATTCTTTTATGTCAAAGATCACGCAACACGTGGACGGCGATGTTTTAGAATCAATCATGTATGTGTAGTACGACATTGGACAACTGATCCATTTATTCTTTCTCAGTTTTAAAGCACCGAATAGATCATAGTCTTCAGGCGAGAGATAAGATGTAAGGTTTGCAATGAGAGCGCAGCAAAGTCTTTCGTTTATTCCCTGGAGAGCTTCACTACAGTAATAAGTGCAAAATTATCATGTAATTATTATTGAGTTTCTTCATTCCGAGGtcataaattcttattttcaaGTATTTGCAAACTTCGATGTCATACTTTACGGTGGTCGTTTCAGTATCTCGAACTGTTTATACATTTGACGATATTACTGTGGCACTCATGGAGAGAATAATACCATGTTCTTTTGATTCTCTTATTAGCTTGAGagaatgattttgttaaaaatacagatatgaaaataattatgtcaaaaaaaaaagatttaggCAAAGTTAccaaatttggtaataattacTAAGTCCTTTTTCTAATGCaatgtaattactttaaatatttaacataattatttttatatctatagtatatttttatttaaatctatctTCTCATTGTTTtcagtatataattatacactttTGTCAATTGTTCTGGTGTCTTTCAtttgctttttaatttaaatgtatactctccctttaattatacatacattttaaactacgaatatgtataaaagaggagatcaaatatataagctgatattgatgttaattttttaggTGCCCAATGTAGATTCTATGCTAGGTTTTTAATTACAGttgtattatcatttatatataataatttcaaataatttcaagtattatttgcggaaataattttgttccgATGTATGTAATATTTTCCACTATTAtatctgataaaatattaatacatttcttATAACGAAGACGAGACGGAAGTTTAATCGACTTCGTGCCGCCGAAGGTGAAAcggtgttttgaaaaatatggagTTCGTGTGGAATCATTATTACAGTGTTACAAACAGAATGTTATCACTCGCCGGGCAATGGCCTTATCAAAGTAAAAGAACGAGATTGTTTCGAGTGTGCTTCTTGACTGCGATTGCTGTTTCGCTGATCATTCCACAGGTCCTAGAGAAATTTTTCGTAATACATTTTTGCTTCGTATTTGCTATACTACTTTTAAATCTAATGAAGTtaataatatgtacaaaaataattaaaatacgatGTGGAAAGCAATGCCGATCATATCTGTTAAGTGCGCATtatgcaatatataatataaaatatttagtatagaataatatagatttctattataaaaatatagattactATTCTGTCAAATCTAAgatgcaaattacaaattgtttaaaGGAGGAATTTTAACGATATTTCTAGCTAGCCCAAATTTTTCGCTGTAACGGAAACGGACGATGTATTTTCTTGATTATACCGGCGGTACTACTGATGATTACGATTCTGGTAAAACTATATACCTGCCAGTTTAACAATAGCAAAGTACGCCAAtaccaaaatttatatattatatacaacatttattagatattatttaaaaaatgaatactcAAATAATTCTTCGTGATTGCggctttttacaatttttggtTGTCCATTGAGATACAGTAATTATCAAAGGTACTTCTAGATCAAAAATCTCACTGATCATCTGGGTGAAGATTGGGAGCAGCTGGAAGGCGTGGAAGAGTATGAGATTATGAAAACCTATGCCGCACGTGCAAGACTGTTGTCTTTAATATATTCCTGTAAGAACAAATCTCTCGatgccatttttattttaacggaCAACggacaattatttcttttttttttgcagtatATCTTTACGTGTCCCTCTCTTTATTCATGTTAATTACCATCTCACCTCAAATATTGAACGTTGTGTTACCTGTCATCAATGAATCTCGACCATTAATGATGCCTTTCGACGCGTATTACTTTGTGAATACtgaacaatattatttctatattattttccaCATTTGGGTAggcgtaattataattttagtaggGGCACTCGCACACGATTGCCTGTTTTTTACTTATGTCGAGCATGTCTGCAGCCTCTTCGCTCTAGCTGGGTAAAATAAACTCTCTTACGTTCTTTTAATCCCTGAAAGATTAGTGTGTTATCTAAATAATAGTATAGTTATCTAAATGTTCGCAGGTTTCGTCTCAAGACTGTGTCACGTAACATTTGTAATGATGCTGCGAATGGTAAGAACGGCGACAAGATTTACAACCGAAAAATTGCGATCTCCATTCATATACACTGGCGCGCTATATGGTGAGtatgtaatattattctttgtaaaatgtgtatttataaaGGAAACAAATGCAATTGTTGAgaattgttgtaaaatttgtCTGCTGCAGGTTCGCGGAACATCTTGAAGAAaccttttcaatttctttcgtCGTACAAATGATGATAGTTGTCGTAGTAATGAGCATTACCTTGCTACAAGTAtgtgttaatttattgcaaCTTTCGATTTTTGCACATTTCTTGTTAGGGCACTTGCGCTTACATGACTAACGATTGTCGTAACGAGATTAAATATCGTATTTATTGCATTCTAGATTGCACTGCAGTTTGAGGATGTTCTAGAAACGATAAAGTCTATTTCATTTATCGTTGGTCAGTTGATGCACTTGTTTTGCTACAGTATGCAAGGCCAGAAATTGATGGATCACAGCATTCAATTGCGCGAAGAAAtgtaagatattaattatttatttttgtaaaattgaaagTTTAGTGACGAGACTGATACACAAGTGTCTGTTACAGATACAACTCTTTCTGGTACGAAATACCCGTGAAATCGCAAAGATTACTTTTGTACGTGATGCAGAGGAGTCTGGAACCTAATTTTTTGAGCGCTGGCAAGATTTTCGTCTTCTCTCTAAAGAGCTTTACCACCGTAAGAATTATTCACATTTATGATACTATTACAATGATTTTCTTTGACGTTCTTTTTTTATggatattcttattttaaaggTTATACAGTCTTCAATGTCATATTTTACCGTACTTGCATCCTTCCAGTGATCAATAGTCAATATATAATATCGATAGTATCTCAAAGTATGCACAGTTATGTTATAGTAATAGAGATTACGCAGTGGAAGTGcttatatttaacttattagTGGTTAACAAGTTACATAaactgttaaaatatatatcgttgttaaatgtaatttttaatttttgtggataCCTTCATTATATCTTCCACCGTGCAAATGTTAAGAACAACTATAAGGATAAGTATTACTTTACTGCAAGTATTTAATTATGATtgtttttcgtatttaaattattttaaaaaatatgattttttaatgtgaAAGATCACGCAGTAGAAAGGCGAAGTTTCAGAATCAATTAGATACGTCATTGGACAACTgattcatttatttcttctcaGTTTCAAAGGACAGAAGCTAATAAATCATAGTCTTCAGACGAGTGATAAGATGTAAGGTTTGCAATGAGAGCGCAGCAAAGTCTTCCGTTTATTCCTTAGAGAGCTTCACTACAGTAATAAGCGCAAAATTATCGTACAATTATTATTGAGTTTTTTCATTACAAAGTATGAGTTCTTGTTTTTAAGTATCTTGAGTATCTGCAAACTTTGATGTCATACTTTACGGTGATCGTTTCAGTATCTCGAACTGTTTGTATATTTGACGATATCATGGTAGCACTCATGGAGAGATTAATACCATGtgcttttgatttttttattagcttaagaaaataattttgttaaaaatacacatatgaaaataaatatgtagaaaaatgaaTTTAGGCAAAGTTATCAAATTTGGTAATAGTTAGTAAATCTTTTTTCtagtgcaatgtaattattttaatgattcaacataattttacTTGTATATCTGTATTTTGAATTAATCATTCTTcccatttttttcagtgtgtaaTTATACACTTCTGCTAATCGTTCTGGTgtcttttattttccttttcatTTAAACTTATactctctttttaattatacacatattttaaacTACGAATATGTAGAAAAGAAAAGACCGAACATACGCACTGATATTGTCAATCTTTTTGGTGCCACAAGTGGATTCTATTGTTTCcatttacatttgtattatcatttatatataacttgaaataattttaagtatttgCGGAAATAATTTCCtttcaatgtaatatttttgtatgtaatattttgtacTATTAAATCTGATAAAACATTAATACATTCCGCATAACGAAGACGAGACGGAAGTTTAATCGACTTCGTGCCGAAGGTGAAACGCTGTTTTGAAAATTATGGAGTCCGTGAgggatcattacaaattattaaacagAATGTTATCACTCGCCGGCCTATGGCCTTATCAAAGTAAAAGAACGAGATTGTTTCGAGTGTGCTTCTTGACTGCGATTGCTGTTTCGCTGATCATTCCACAGGTCCTAGAGAAATTTTTCGTAATACATTTTTGCTACGTATTTGCTATACTAGTTATAAATCTAATGAAGTGaataacatttgtaaaagttgattaaaatatGATGTGGAGGCAATGCAGTTCACATCTGTTAAGTTTGCATTATgcgatatataattaaaaaaatttagtatacaatataaaatttctattataaaaatatagacttCTATTCTggatgtaaattataaatcgtCTAAATGGGATGTGATTTTTACTGTTACTTTTAGATGGCTCAAATTAATCACTGCGACAAAAACTTACGATGTATTTTCCTGGCCATACCGGCGACACTATTAATGTTTATGATTTTGCTGAAAGTACACACGTGCCAGTTTAATATCAGCAAAGTATGCTAGTAccaaaatttatacattatatattgtttgaaaaattatacttaaataacCCTTCACGATCACAGCTTTTTATAATCTTCTGTTATCGGTTGAAATTTAACATTCATTGAGGGTGCTTCCAGATCAAAAAACTCACTAATCATCTGCATGAGGATTGGGAGAAGCTGGAAAGCGTGAAAGAGTATGAAATTATGAAAACTTATGCCGCACACGCAAGACTATTGTCTTTGACATATTGCCGTAAGGAAAAAtcgattgatataacttttattttaaactaacgattactttgttttttttgcaGTATGTGGTTACGTGGGTGCATATTTGTACATGCTAATTACCCTCTTACCTCGAATATTGAACATCATGTTACCTCTCAATGAATCCCGGCCGTTAATAATGCTTTATGACGCGTATTACTTTGTGGACAGCGAAGAatattatttctacattttcatCCACAATTTGGTAGGCATGAGTATACTTATGGTGGGCATACTCGCACACGATTGCATGTTTATAACTTACATCGAGCATGTCTGCAGTCTCTTCGCTATAGCTGGGTAAGGAAAACTCGTATTTCTTTTACATTCTTTTAATCCCAGTTGATCAGGGGAGCCGAATTGTTGCTTAAATGTTCACAGATTTCATCTCGAAACTGTATCATGTAACGATCGTAACGATGCCGCGAATAATAGTAGGGACGCTTACAAGACCTATAATCGGAAGATCGCGATTTCCGTTCATGTACACTGGCGAGCTATATGGTGAGTATGCAATTACACTACGTCAAACgtataaggaaagaaaaaaaattatcgatacCTTTCGCAAAATTTGTTTGTCTCAGGGTCGCGGAGCATCTTGATGACACCTTCAGTTCTTCTTTCGTCATACAAATGATGATAACGACCACAATGATAAGCATTACCTTACTACAAGTACGTATTAATTTGTTGCAGTATTCGCACATTTCACGTTATATCACttgcttttatattattaactattgTGAGATTAAAGCGAGATATTAAATATCGCATTTATCGCATTCGAGATGGCACTGCAAATTGAAGAATTTATAGTAACATTAAAGTGTATGGTATACGTCATGGCTCAGTTGATACATACATTCATCTATAGTGTACAAGGGCAGAAATTGATTGATCATAGCACACAACTGCGCGAAAAAATGTAAGATTTTAATTACCTAAATTTATAAAACCGAAAATTCGGTGACGAGATTGAGATACAAGTGTTTACTGCAGATACAACTCTTTCTGGTACGAAATACCCGTGAAATCGCAAAAGCTGCTTCTGTTCGTGATGCGAAGGGGTCTGGAACCCAATTTTTTGAGCGCCGGTAGGATTTATGTCTTCTCTCTAACGAGTTTCACCACGGTAAAAATTATTCACGAATCCGACGAATTGTTATAACGACTTCCTTTGGAGTTCTCTTAAGagtattcttattttttaaaggtTCTGCAATCTGCAATATCATATTTTACTGTACTTTCGTCCTTTCATTGAATTAATAGTCAATATATAATACGGATAGTATCTCTTGTACATCTATGATTATGTCACAGTAATAGAGATTATAGTGGAAGTAGTagatttttaacttattaatggTTGATAAGTTACCTACCCCATTAAACTATATATcgttgttaaatataatttttaatcgcaTTGTTTCACGGATGGAGTCACAAGTTAAGAAGTAACCAGGGATGGAAGGTGAAGAGATAAGTAAGAAATCGTGACATTCATTTTAGGTGCTGAAACACGTTCATTTTTTGTTCAACTTTAAAGGTAAATTATGACGCgatgtaacaaatattaataatggaCTAGGTTTTATTTGCATCTAGGGTATATGATACATAGTAACGTCGTTAGCGCGAGTTGCGAAAACAAGTGAATTCAAATCATGAATTGATGAAATTCGATTTAATGTCAAGCAAAAATCACGCGTTATTGGTATCGGTACTGACGGGCACGTCATAACGCCCGAAACGGTCATATACTACACTTGTGAGTGAATTCTCAAtactattattacaaaaatcatCAAAGTTAAGCTCAAATAAAAAGAAGTGAGTCTTAAATACCttaaatatttagttcgatAACTTACtcacttatattaattaaaatctttttcgtGTGTAAGGCGAAAATTGTAGCGCGAAAATATTACTAACTTTCTTCGGATATTTTgtagtaattaaaaagaaaatcacGTTGTGTGCAGTGTCAACGTGTATACTCGGTGTACCACCGTTTGGATATCCTGTAAGAATTTTGAGACCGTCGAGCCTTACTCTACAAACGAAAAACAAGAAGAAATGCCGAGTTACAGAAATTCGACGAATAATCATGGCATTTATTTCGGTGGCTCGTAATGTCGAACTTGAGATCGTGAGTTTTACGATCTAATGGGATATGTACGTGGATATATGCGTACAGTGTATGCACAGACTCACGTTGCACGCAAGAAGAAATGTCTGTCGCGTTTTCATCGCGCATCAAGCGGTGCATTTAGCTTCGTACATCGGAGAAGATATTATATATCTACGATTTactgatatagaaaaaaagaaatttaattttgtgccATCTGATGTAGTAAAATAGACAAAATATTCAGGTTTTTCAAAAATACCGTGCAATGAGAAAATACTTTTGCATCAGGCTTACACCGCTCAAATGTACGCTGAAGACACGAGGTGATGAAGAGAGACGGCCTCCTTCTTGACTTTTTTCGAAGGTAAAAACGTCACCTAACGTTTTCGAATCTACCGGATACACTTCGGCGCCTGCATAATGCCCTTGTCACATGATCTCTCTTtcgtttctttataattattgtagtaGTATTGTCTGTTTTCTCGCGACTGCGTTCGTACTCTTAGGCGATTATCGCGCGATCGATCGTGATAAAGTTGACATTAGAAAAGATCGTGACGACCTGGCTTGGATACGTTATTTTTCACGTTACAATTGTATGAATGTATATAACTGTCAACatagtatgtatatacatatttttccgTGTACATTACGTCCGACACTTGTTAATTATTCGTGATGTACGTGTATGGTATCTTTATATATTAGTGTTATCGCGCGTGGTATACAgtatacgatatatatatatatatatatatatatatttatgtatatagatatatctctactatctatatatatatgttgtatatttatatataactctGGGTACAAATAAtgcttacaaaaatattaatttgggaAGGCAAACTTTCAATTATAAGTTCGTTAGTCTCGAAATACTCACGAATGCAACAATAACAGTGGCCGATTTTATCTACAATACCGAAATCATAGGGAAACCGCCGtccgcgtctctctctctctctctctctctttctctctctcgaacTCAACACAAGTCTCCGCGTGCTAATTCGCCTCCCTTTTTCGGAGTACAGCCGCCCTAAAATCTCAAACTAATCATTATCTCTCGGATATCAAAACCCGCCTCTCCCCTTCGATGTTGTATTCTCGCCCTCTTTTTTCCTctcctttcttttccttttattcGACACCTTCCTGGCTCAAGCTAGCAGCTGTCAGGGACAGCAGTAACAATAAGTTACTAATTGTTATCGTACACTACTTACAAACTTTACTTACAAACTCGCGTATTATCCTAGCGTACTATCTTAAATCTTTTGGTAAATTCGACGCCAAAAAGGATCCTGGCGTGATCAGTGATTACCTTcggtatttttcaatatatgcGTTTGATTTCACGAGTATCATATCGTATAAAGTATAAAGAATGATCGAGATGACATTAGACAGAAGTATATACCGAGACAGTATATATCGATGTCTTGAACATCGACGGTTTACCGATATGCCGATAGTAATTCTGATCGCACGAGAGCTCCATTACTCCACGCCGCAAACACTGACAGTTCTAATATTTATCCTAACTGCGTTATCGATTAATATCGTCATTAGACCCAAAAAGGAAGACTCTTGTGACGTTTCTTACTTCCTGCTGTGACTTAACCCTCTCGCCTCTCAAATTACTCGCCGCTCGGaacgataaaaataagaatcattTGACGTTGCacgaaatgtttcttttttttttttaatcacgttCCCCGAACTCGGTGAAAGTTCTTCCGTGCGGCGCAGGCAGTCGCGTGGATTTAATTAGACGTCTCATTCGTTGTATCAGTAACATTTCGCTAGTTACGTGTGTTATATGAAATCACGTATCATGCAATGTTTCGAGATCGGCAAATATTTTAGTTCAATAAAAATCAGATGAAGAGATTCGTCAGCTAGTATCcttgaaaatacaaatttccATGTCATATATTAATTTGCGAGACCAATTAGAATTCAATTACTGTCGTAAAAGAAACCAATTgctaaaatcttttaaaatttccgTATGTCAAAATGATTAAAACTGCAAACGCGCGCCTGcacgataaaaatataaataattgaaatcaaatgaattataaacataattaccTGTAGATAATGCATCGTAGAGACTTGCAATCATACGTGTTACGTACAAGTTTGTCCttcaattttacacaaaaaaaatcacTGGGATTCGTTTAGCAAAGTTCGTAACTTGCGGAAATCTTTAGCGATCATATTGCCAGAGACGATCGggttaaagttgaaaaattcggTGTCTATTCTAACGATTTCGCCTAGTGCTTTGGTGAAAGCTATCCTGGGCCCTGATGCGCCGCGCGGCGTCTAAATCCTGGACAGTCGGCCTTCCTCACAATCTCTCCACGTAGTTGCCCGGGAAGGTGCCGAAGTAGCCGGTCCTCTGGCTGGAGCCGACGTACCATCCGTCGTCGCACTTCTCCATCACGTACACCGTGTCGTTCTCCTTCAGTTCCAGCTCGTCATCGTTCTGCGGTTTGTAGTTGTACAACGCCCGGTACCTGTCGAAATGCAAACACCTGTGAGTCCAACATATCTCTTCCCTCCCTTGTCATTGTTTGATAGAATCACCGACGCGTGAATAAGAACAAAGcggataaaaaatttattaggcgCATCAAAAGTCATTAACGCGTTTCACGTGGATCATCACCGTCAGTTCGGACtgtttaatgtattttaattaacaaaaaaaaaagatcataaaaaatatctgTTATATCATTCCCGATAATATAAATCGCTGCATAATGATCATGTACAACGTAATGTTAATGACCGGTGATCGGTGATCACCAATTACCGGTTTTTACAATGTTATAAACATTATGAGAGCACGTGTTATTTAACATGATAAACCTGCGAAGTTTATCACCGCAGGTGATTTACGCGCCGGAGATGACGAGTTACATAAAATTAACGGCGGCATGTTGTATACAAATTTCCGTCTCAAATTCGAGAAGGTGTAAGATAAGACTTACGGGATTGGCTCCGAGTGCGTTTCGATGTGCAGGGTTTC contains the following coding sequences:
- the LOC105199381 gene encoding putative odorant receptor 85d yields the protein MESVRDHYKLLNRMLSLAGLWPYQSKRTRLFRVCFLTAIAVSLIIPQMAQINHCDKNLRCIFLAIPATLLMFMILLKVHTCQFNISKIKKLTNHLHEDWEKLESVKEYEIMKTYAAHARLLSLTYCLCGYVGAYLYMLITLLPRILNIMLPLNESRPLIMLYDAYYFVDSEEYYFYIFIHNLVGMSILMVGILAHDCMFITYIEHVCSLFAIAGFHLETVSCNDRNDAANNSRDAYKTYNRKIAISVHVHWRAIWVAEHLDDTFSSSFVIQMMITTTMISITLLQMALQIEEFIVTLKCMVYVMAQLIHTFIYSVQGQKLIDHSTQLREKIYNSFWYEIPVKSQKLLLFVMRRGLEPNFLSAGRIYVFSLTSFTTVLQSAISYFTVLSSFH